From the genome of Oryza glaberrima chromosome 1, OglaRS2, whole genome shotgun sequence:
TTGGAAGCATTTTCTTGTTAGCATGgtttcctcaaaaaaaaaaataataatcttgTTACCATTGTTGTATCCCTTTCTTAATACAGTCTTTTTGCGCATTctgtaaaaaggaaaaagaaagagaaaatctTGTAGGCCTTTGAGAATTCTCCATTGATCAGAAACTATATTCAGATCACTGAATTGACCCTCATGTATTTTACCGCCAGGTTCTTCACACTGTGAAAGTCTCGTATGAAGATTTGTTGCAAGATAAACAAGTAACAGTAACCTCTGACACATTATGGGTGCCGCCGTGAGGAGTCAAAACAGGCCGAGAAACCCTCATCAGTTCCATCTTCAGCCTTTGGTTCTCCTTGTTTAGGCCCTCCAACCACCTCTTTAGGTTCTTGCATTCTTCTTCGATCTGCTTATGTTTGGTCCTAAAATTTTCGACAAAAGCAATCATCAGAAAAACTGCAGTTCATAAATCTTGATGAATTCAGTTTTCAGAGGTCTTAGAAGTTAGAATCCATGCATGTGAATGAAATGCAAGTACCGGGCTCTTCTGTTCTGAAACCAGACTTCAACTTGGCGTGGTTTTATGTTCAGCTTCTCCGCAAGCCCTTGTTTTAGTGCCTAATTTCAGTCATTAAATAGCAGGAAACATGGGATTTTTGTCATGCATCAATGTTCAGAGATCACAAATTTGAACTTACTTGGTCGAGATTGCTGCCAGCTTCATACATATTTTCCAGCACAGTCAATTGTTCTTCGCTAAGCCTTAGCTTCTTCCTCACATGGCCACTGTTATGATCTTGATCTCCAAGGTTGAATTTGTGATCTGTCACTTCTTTCAGTCTGAATTTTCTGTTGGATATTGAGTGCTTGCTAGCAGCTCCAACTCCAAGGGAAAGCATGGtcatttcctccttttcttccaTGTTAGTATACACTCTTGATTGGAACCAATAAGCAGTCTTGCACAATGGCCTCTGCCAATCCCTGTATATATTGTAAAATTGTGGCAGTTTCGTTCTGATATTGATTAGGGAAGAGACATGtctcg
Proteins encoded in this window:
- the LOC127759870 gene encoding homeobox-leucine zipper protein HAT3-like; the encoded protein is MEEKEEMTMLSLGVGAASKHSISNRKFRLKEVTDHKFNLGDQDHNSGHVRKKLRLSEEQLTVLENMYEAGSNLDQALKQGLAEKLNIKPRQVEVWFQNRRARTKHKQIEEECKNLKRWLEGLNKENQRLKMELMRVSRPVLTPHGGTHNVSEVTVTCLSCNKSSYETFTV